In one Cercospora beticola chromosome 1, complete sequence genomic region, the following are encoded:
- a CDS encoding uncharacterized protein (antiSMASH:Cluster_4), whose translation MYKKAEIREHLKKMEEMMSELEIRGWEPKENVELKDLAFLPESRVVEIYERVDAFVKSVTLLDGKKKTASLRGEKGARGAKGWKGRILGRVFVRKEKKKADALQKKAASEPTRVAKPKPIRYCHETRQVSQDAIDLAGLRVRLVCLEKRYDEKRMEKWPEATILVEQRFCREMPLLDDVEPNRDSGVEMGAEAAGRPEGESPGESTSARQDEVEADVPPLFCVQLYDAPWSDDEA comes from the coding sequence ATGTACAAAAAAGCCGAAATCAGAGAGCATCTCAAGAAGATGGAAGAGATGATGAGTGAGTTGGAAATCCGCGGCTGGGAACCAAAAGAAAATGTGGAGTTGAAGGATTTGGCTTTTTTGCCGGAGAGTCGGGTTGTGGAGATTTATGAGAGGGTGGATGCGTTTGTGAAGAGTGTTACTCTTCTtgatgggaagaagaagactgcgTCGCTCCGGGGTGAGAAGGGGGCCCGTGGTGCGAAAGGGTGGAAAGGGAGGATTTTGGGGAGAGTTTTtgtgaggaaggagaagaagaaggccgacgctctccagaagaaggcggctTCTGAGCCAACGAGGGTGGCGAAGCCGAAACCGATCAGGTACTGTCATGAGACGAGACAGGTCTCGCAGGACGCGATCGATTTGGCGGGGTTGAGAGTGAGGTTGGTGTGCTTGGAGAAGCGGTACGACGAGAAGAGGATGGAGAAGTGGCCGGAGGCCACGATTTTGGTTGAGCAGAGGTTTTGTAGGGAGATGCCACTCCTTGACGACGTCGAGCCAAACCGTGACTCTGGGGTGGAAATGGGGGCTGAGGCGGCTGGTAGGCCTGAGGGCGAGAGTCCTGGGGAGTCGACATCAGCGAGACAGGATGAGGTCGAGGCCGACGTGCCGCCTCTCTTTTGCGTTCAGCTATACGATGCTCCCTGGAGTGACGACGAAGCCTGA
- a CDS encoding uncharacterized protein (antiSMASH:Cluster_4): protein MAPPSQTTSAGSHTPLYSHSPADFHETYDPSFSTTDNWQQTRPGLSLSAYDSSASNGATPAVDFGNNASNSGHDFLRPPAVKETPSYHHGVQSHPSNTPMTANNQYGNLHNPIAHQSQQDHYQGSHYQSSVPPAAHQHMRQLRWQTGLEEPALHSMDESRRRELWMQMYAVFDRQAVEAVPRFAPSYLQPHPTQMSTYNTQPTWSHLPTGSAMPPPGLPMPPQQHNAISGLSSGQSLQMPQNVAAILQQQVDASNAWSYNQTFPVNEENTANSSATARTHAQNSSISFEYWRPSQASALRADTGGGGASRANAAALPSKDTFLANHLRVVKRPPEEECPICFHRFRNAVKLPCDHVFCRDCIKRWFRRSNTCPFDRQKLFRWPAQRVRTAQGNGGQI, encoded by the coding sequence ATGGCACCACCAAGCCAGACCACTTCGGCGGGTTCGCATACGCCGCTGTATTCACATTCGCCAGCAGACTTTCACGAGACTTATGACCCTTCGTTTTCTACGACAGACAATTGGCAACAGACACGGCCTGGACTCAGCCTGAGCGCATACGATAGCAGCGCCTCGAATGGGGCGACACCCGCGGTCGACTTCGGCAATAACGCGTCAAACAGCGGCCATGATTTTCTTCGCCCGCCCGCGGTCAAAGAAACACCTTCTTATCATCATGGTGTACAGTCGCACCCAAGCAATACACCCATGACTGCCAACAATCAATATGGCAATCTTCACAATCCGATTGCGCACCAGAGCCAGCAAGATCACTACCAGGGCAGTCATTATCAGTCGTCAGTGCCACCAGCTGCACATCAGCATATGCGGCAGCTCCGATGGCAGACAGGTCTTGAAGAGCCGGCTTTACATTCCATGGACGAGTCACGTCGCAGAGAGCTATGGATGCAAATGTACGCTGTATTTGACCGGCAAGCAGTAGAGGCCGTGCCACGCTTCGCCCCCTCTTATCTTCAACCGCATCCGACACAGATGAGCACATACAACACGCAGCCGACATGGTCCCACCTGCCAACGGGATCAGCAATGCCACCACCAGGACTACCAATGCcaccgcagcagcacaaTGCAATCAGTGGGCTCTCGAGCGGCCAATCACTTCAAATGCCCCAAAATGTTGCAGCAATACTTCAGCAACAAGTCGATGCATCCAACGCGTGGTCATACAACCAGACATTCCCAGTCAACGAAGAAAATACGGCGAATTCCTCTGCAACAGCGAGGACCCATGCTCAGAATTCGTCAATATCCTTTGAGTATTGGCGTCCTTCACAAGCATCTGCATTAAGAGCAGATAccggtggtggcggtgcaTCTCGAGCAAACGCGGCTGCCCTGCCGAGTAAGGACACCTTCCTGGCCAACCATCTTCGTGTAGTGAAGAGACCGCCCGAAGAGGAATGTCCAATCTGTTTCCACCGGTTTCGCAATGCAGTAAAGCTGCCTTGCGACCATGTTTTCTGCAGGGATTGCATTAAAAGATGGTTCAGGAGAAGCAATACTTGCCCGTTCGATCGACAGAAACTTTTCAGGTGGCCAGCACAAAGGGTCAGAACTGCTCAAGGCAATGGTGGGCAAATTTAA
- a CDS encoding uncharacterized protein (antiSMASH:Cluster_4): protein MGQVDVLPTYQFRINALSVRGCSYRFANSTSQLPLYQITTSDTSYGRKASRSPSPASTMRSDIKAQSPHYDKREDESPSGDKTASLVRQQREVSNLELFYDLFFTANLTVFTAVHEVRDSETLKQYVGFFCILWFTWYQVSLYDVRFASDSLFERIAKAVQFLVMIGFAVVGPKYNVGGAKEQAEDDAEGTTSEGYFKSLSIYLMISRMMLVFQYIQYIWLNRRNKQAYLPISLITATYFVAAMAYFGLIWTFRSVEEEHHTYRAWYAIAIIETVIATTISSVWRNISFKGTHLVQRMSLLTLIILGEGVIALATKSQRIVQSEGALEFTASTVANIFCAVLILYFIYMLYFDALVEDEHIGTIIQQVWSILHFPLHVALVLSVEGLAQCITWRAAVVRGNIFTNQYMQWQSMVNEGAYSEVGLQVNETAHYLIYRGLLTSRDLSETLEMLSYDLNNAANASAIISNGNEHPSLAKDALYWIYFTLYKTIYNIAGFDSPVQRTSLESALSPSPANETNPSGVDSEKVDFGSLSTFTDVLQSTQTTAGVFNLTYVYFFTSIGLVIILCMLVTYLSNHRLLLQKRLSGELESRKWEFLKLGFGALIGVGLCCTSFANLGNPRGGGFVFSPWVVPTVMLGLLVVVVVRGWKTGKGERWGFGRMGSVSGQGGRGPDGQREREGDEVELVERRDGDGRGRASGRV from the exons ATGGGCCAGGTTGACGTGTTGCCTACCTATCAATTCAGGATAAACGCTCTCTCCGTGCGCGGTTGCTCATACAG ATTCGCAAATAGCACGAGCCAGCTGCCTCTTTACCAGATCACGACATCTGACACATCATACGGAAGGAAAGCTTCGCGAAGTCCTTCGCCCGCTTCAACTATGAGGAGCGATATCAAGGCTCAGTCGCCGCATTATGATAAACGAGAAGATGAGAGTCCTTCTGGGGACAAGACCGCTTCACTTGTACGACAACAACGTGAAGTTTCGAATCTGGAACTCTTTTACGACCTTTTCTTTACGGCGAATTTGACGGTTTTTACTGCGGTGCATGAGGTTAGGGATTCGGAGACGCTGAAGCAGTACGTGGGGTTCTTTTGCAT ATTGTGGTTCACTTGGTATCAAGTTAGTCTATATGATGTTCGTTTTGCATCCGACTCGCTGTTTGAGCGAATTGCCAAAGCTGTGCAGTTTTTGGTTATGATTGGGTTTGCGGTCGTGGGGCCCAAGTATAATGTGGGTGGTGCGAAGGAACAAgctgaagatgatgctgAGGGGACGACTTCAGAGGGGTATTTC AAATCTTTGTCGATATACCTCATGATCAGCCGGATGATGTTAGTGTTCCAGTACATTCAATACATCTGGCTCAATCGACGGAATAAGCAAGCATATTTGCCCATATCGCTCATCACTGCGACTTATTTCGTTGCTGCTATGGCCTATTTTGGATTGATCTGGACTTTTCGGAGCGTCGAAGAGGAACATCATACCTACAGAGCTTGGTACGctatcgccatcatcgagacTGTCATCGCCACGACCATCTCGTCTGTCTGGCGAAATATCAGCTTCAAGGGCACGCACCTGGTGCAGCGCATGTCACTCTTGACCCTAATCATCCTCGGCGAAGGGGTCATCGCTCTGGCGACAAAATCTCAACGCATCGTGCAATCGGAAGGTGCTCTGGAGTTCACTGCATCGACTGTCGCAAACATCTTCTGCGCAGTCCTGATCCTCTACTTCATCTACATGCTCTACTTCGACGCCCTAGTCGAAGACGAACACATTGGTACAATAATCCAACAAGTCTGGTCAATCCTGCACTTCCCCCTCCACGTCGCCCTCGTCCTCAGCGTCGAAGGCCTCGCCCAATGCATAACCTGGCGCGCCGCCGTCGTCCGCGGCAACATCTTCACAAACCAATACATGCAATGGCAATCCATGGTCAACGAAGGCGCCTACTCCGAAGTCGGCCTCCAAGTCAACGAAACAGCCCACTACCTCATCTACCGCGGCCTCCTCACCTCCCGCGACCTCTCCGAAACCCTCGAAATGCTCTCATACGACCTCAACAACGCGGCAAACGCCTCCGCCATCATCTCCAACGGCAACGAACACCCTTCCCTCGCGAAAGACGCCTTGTATTGGATTTATTTCACCCTCTACAAAACAATCTACAACATCGCCGGTTTCGACTCCCCGGTTCAACGCACAAGTCTCGAATCCGCCTTATCCCCCTCTCCCGCAAACGAAACCAACCCTTCAGGCGTCGACTCCGAAAAAGTCGATTTCGGCTCCCTTTCGACTTTCACAGACGTCCTCCAATCTACTCAAACCACAGCTGGAGTTTTCAACCTCACTTACGTATACTTCTTCACCTCTATCGGCTTAGTCATTATCCTATGTATGTTAGTCACATACCTCTCGAATCACCGGCTCTTACTCCAAAAACGGCTTTCAGGAGAATTGGAGAGTAGGAAATGGGAGTTTTTGAAATTGGGATTTGGGGCGCTGATTGGTGTGGGGTTGTGTTGTACGAGTTTTGCGAATTTGGGGAATCCGAGGGGTGGGGGGTTTGTTTTTAGTCCGTGGGTTGTGCCGACTGTTATGTTGGGGTTgctggttgtggttgttgtgaGGGGGTGGAAGACTGGGAAGGGGGAGAGGTGGGGGTTTGGGAGGATGGGGAGTGTTTCGGGGCAAGGGGGACGAGGGCCAGATGGCCAGAGGGAAAGGGAGGGGGATGAGGTGGAGTTGGTAGAGAGGAGGGACGGGGATGGGAGGGGAAGAGCAAGTGGGAGAGTGTAG
- a CDS encoding uncharacterized protein (antiSMASH:Cluster_4), with product MIIRSSRLVAASSWYETGEELSETVGAHDSEVAIRPQEEYEEEELGTTAVVVERDIVAVAIWASPADYVADGNADGQKDNATIEGRGDGKQEQAMRVSNVQSKCQVTTDAQQQEAAQAQFPEVYEVYNQP from the exons ATGATCATCCGAAGCTCCCGTTTGGTTGCTGCTTCGTCGTGGTATGAGACTGGAGAGGAGCTGTCTGAGACAGTAGGAGCTCATGATAGTGAGGTTGCAATACGGCCGCAAGAGGAgtacgaggaggaggagcttgGCACAACggctgtggtggtggagagagATATCGTGGCAGTCGCGATCTGGGCTTCGCCGGCGGACTATGTCGCCGATGGCAATGCAGACGGACAAAAGGACAACGCGACAATCG AAGGGCGAGGTGATGGGAAGCAAGAACAGGCGATGCGCGTGTCCAATGTCCAAAGCAAGTGCCAAGTGACGACAgacgcgcagcagcaggaggcagCGCAGGCCCAATTCCCCGAAGTTTACGAAGTTTACAACCAACCTTAA
- a CDS encoding uncharacterized protein (BUSCO:EOG09262NIR~antiSMASH:Cluster_4): MAQVKPEIKVEDTKHIGDVDEFEEDTDLQIPRGGNAWLLKVSEDMWKTWSEIHKNAAEGEQVTVGHLRVFHAPQKNGKQKIQIRLDDALPQQKSIPKMYNLDLKSDRYNNTVIFSEKDLPGHNSNVRPNRPPPGQRPGGINKFDRYNNQQPRKPGSYRTAIPKQTALAPKVVNEADMHPVEDKTSLDHFAKTYQAALHAGKKTQIVTDARIKHPGTDRDSFKFGTLTSKVGAGNRKKPVKEKAVRMEKAALLDALKNCFKEYSYWSLKALRQRLRQPEAYIKETLDDIATLMRQGDFVQTYKLKPEYRALLDEEGVVVKEESAAAKMETTDEGTGDEMDEDEEFEDVKME, encoded by the coding sequence ATGGCGCAAGTGAAGCCGGAGATCAAGGTGGAGGACACGAAGCACATTGGCGACGTCGACGAGTTCGAGGAGGACACCGACTTGCAGATACCCAGAGGCGGAAATGCGTGGCTGCTCAAGGTCTCTGAGGACATGTGGAAGACGTGGAGCGAGATCCACAAGAATGCAGCAGAAGGGGAACAGGTCACTGTGGGCCATCTCCGTGTGTTCCATGCACCGCAGAAGAATGGGAAGCAAAAGATCCAAATTCGCCTGGACGATGCCTTGCCGCAGCAGAAGTCGATACCCAAGATGTACAATCTGGACCTGAAGAGCGATCGTTACAACAACACAGTCATCTTCTCCGAGAAGGATCTTCCAGGTCACAACAGCAATGTCCGTCCGAACCGCCCACCACCAGGTCAGCGACCCGGCGGCATCAACAAGTTTGATCGCTACAACAACCAGCAACCGCGCAAGCCTGGCTCTTACCGAACAGCGATTCCGAAACAAACTGCACTGGCGCCCAAGGTCGTTAATGAGGCCGACATGCATCCGGTGGAGGACAAGACCAGTCTGGACCATTTCGCGAAGACATATCAAGCCGCCCTACACGCCGGCAAGAAGACTCAAATCGTCACAGACGCACGCATCAAACATCCCGGTACAGATCGCGACTCTTTCAAATTCGGCACTCTCACCTCGAAAGTGGGTGCTGGCAACAGGAAGAAGCCAGTCAAGGAGAAGGCCGTTCGTATGGAGAAGGCTGCCTTACTCGACGCGCTCAAGAACTGCTTTAAGGAGTACTCGTACTGGTCTCTCAAGGCCTTGCGCCAGAGACTACGGCAGCCGGAAGCTTACATCAAAGAGACTTTGGACGATATCGCTACGCTTATGAGGCAAGGAGACTTTGTGCAGACGTACAAGCTCAAGCCTGAGTATCGCGCACTgttggacgaagaaggcgtggTCGTCAAGGAAGAGTCAGCTgcggcgaagatggagacgACGGACGAGGGCACGGGCGACGAgatggatgaggatgaggagtttGAGGATGTGAAGATGGAGTAG
- a CDS encoding uncharacterized protein (antiSMASH:Cluster_4) has protein sequence MESALQQPPSPDDVDAAASQSIATPDGQLKRKRQPRNSACQACAALKMKCIATPTGRCERCHRMERECIPAVPKARKRRTASNVGESEGIPLGEFAGPSASHSGPPPKFDLPAGNHPEYQADRSNLLSRHDLSHNDSKSFIALFARGLGNSAACEELLRGVDYNFVHKAFTIYAQLTPYFPFVELRPGADIIRMVASRPVLTLAICTVSSGAHLELQDRLTQAFRYALSSKVLLGGERSMDVLTGLLVFLAWYHQYRSQHQFYQQLSLLAGIAADLGLYNRSYLPPEDPSSNLERDRAFVGCYYLCANLSAIGFDRPNPMRWTNHLRACAESAAAAGGMPSDRALVAVLELSCAIDEMEDGLRQATDGRDPISPQVIDGYTRAASQRLKALKREFPSLGGTLGFAASSIHIYQRQLRAGPSPESSMLIQCACSVKEYVDELLARPPATLHQMSSVDWASMLETLVLMSRVFRPLPSAGGWEAGALTSMLQRDLALESVIAHMENAPQADPLAPRHESLLLTFRNLCEAIKRGSAAGGGPAGQRAQLSYFGSGVLEPAFWDNLAGVS, from the exons ATGGAGTCCGCACTGCAGCAGCCCCCGTCGCCGGATGATGTCGACGCTGCAGCGTCGCAAAGTATCGCGACTCCAGACGGGCAACTCAAGCGGAAGAGGCAGCCCCGAAACAGTGCCTGCCAAGCATGTGCTGCGCTCAAG ATGAAATGTATCGCGACGCCCACTGGTCGATGCGAGAG GTGCCATCGCATGGAACGAGAATGCATCCCCGCCGTTCCCAAAGCACGAAAGCGCCGCACTGCCAGTAACGTCGGCGAGTCAGAGGGCATTCCATTGGGAGAGTTTGCAGGtccttcagcttcgcacTCAGGCCCACCGCCCAAGTTCGACCTACCTGCGGGGAATCATCCCGAATATCAGGCTGATCGCAGCAACCTCCTATCGCGGCATGACCTTTCACACAACGACAGCAAATCCTTCATTGCACTATTCGCGCGGGGCCTCGGAAACAGTGCT GCATGTGAAGAGTTGCTCCGCGGCGTCGACTACAACTTTGTGCATAAAGCCTTCACCATCTATGCACAGTTGACACCATATTTTCCATTCGTCGAACTTCGGCCTGGGGCAGACATTATTCGCATGGTCGCGAGTCGACCAGTCTTGACCCTTGCCATTTGCACAGTATCGTCTGGGGCACATCTTGAGCTGCAGGATCGTCTGACTCAGGCATTTCGTTATGCCTTGTCTTCCAAGGTTCTGTTAGGAGGGGAGCGGAGCATGGACGTACTCACCGGTCTTCTTGTTTTTCTGGCATGGTATCACCAGTATAGGTCTCAGCACCAGTTCTACCAACAGCTCTCACTTTTGGCGGGGATAGCGGCAGACCTGGGGCTATACAACAGATCTTACCTGCCTCCAGAGGACCCATCGAGCAACTTAGAGCGCGACCGGGCGTTTGTCGGTTGCTATTATCTCTGCGCCAATCTGTCAGCTATTGGTTTTGACAGGCCGAATCCCATGCGATGGACGAATCATCTTCGAGCTTGTGCAGAGAGCGCTGCTGCGGCAGGCGGTATGCCATCCGACAGGGCTCTGGTAGCCGTCCTGGAGCTGTCTTGCGCCATCGATGAAATGGAGGATGGCCTCCGACAAGCCACTGATGGTCGGGATCCGATATCGCCACAGGTGATAGATGGCTACACAAGAGCAGCAAGTCAGCGACTCAAAGCTTTGAAGCGAGAGTTTCCATCACTAGGTGGCACCCTAGGATTCGCAGCATCAAGCATTCACATTTATCAGCGGCAACTGCGAGCTGGCCCTAGTCCGGAGTCATCAATGCTCATACAATGCGCTTGCAGCGTAAAGGAATATGTGGACGAACTCCTGGCCCGACCTCCTGCGACGCTGCATCAGATGTCGTCTGTTGACTGGGCAAGCATGCTGGAAACATTAGTTCTCATGTCGCGCGTATTCCGGCCGCTGCCAAGTGCTGGTGGGTGGGAGGCAGGTGCACTTACCTCGATGCTGCAACGAGATCTGGCTCTCGAATCTGTTATCGCACACATGGAGAATGCACCCCAAGCTGACCCATTGGCGCCACGGCATGAGTCTTTACTGCTCACCTTCCGTAACCTGTGCGAAGCGATCAAACGcggttctgctgctggcggggGACCTGCAGGACAACGTGCACAGCTCAGCTATTTCGGCAGCGGTGTACTGGAGCCAGCTTTCTGGGACAATCTCGCCGGTGTGTCGTGA